A stretch of the Pan troglodytes isolate AG18354 chromosome 20, NHGRI_mPanTro3-v2.0_pri, whole genome shotgun sequence genome encodes the following:
- the ZNF324 gene encoding zinc finger protein 324A isoform X1: MRTEGLDFRRWDCHFAARVRPHRWSGLGPAGRVRFPGGSWCSRLAARKDQMAFEDVAVYFSQEEWGLLDTAQRALYRRVMLDNFALVASLGLSTSRPRVVIQLERGEEPWVPSGTDTTLSRTTYRRRNPGSWSSTEDRDVSGEWPRAFPDTPPGMTTSVFPVASACHSVKSLQRQPGASPSRERKPTGVSVIYWERLLLGSGSGQASVSLRLTSPLRPPEGVRLREKTLTEHALLGRQPRTPERQKPCAQEVPGRTFGSAQDLEAASGRGHHRMGAVWQEPHRLLGGQEPSTWDELGEALSAGEKSFECRACSKVFVKSSDLLKHLRTHTGERPYECAQCGKAFSQTSHLTQHQRIHSGETPYACPVCGKAFRHSSSLVRHQRIHTAEKSFRCSECGKAFSHGSNLSQHRKIHAGGRPYACAQCGRRFCRNSHLIQHERTHTGEKPFVCALCGAAFSQGSSLFKHQRVHTGEKPFACPQCGRAFSHSSNLTQHQLLHTGERPFRCVDCGKAFAKGAVLLSHRRIHTGEKPFVCTQCGRAFRERPALFHHQRIHTGEKTVRRSRASLHPQARSVAGASSEGAPAKETEPTPTSGPAAVSQPAEV; this comes from the exons ATGAGAACCGAAGGGCTGGACTTCCGGCGGTGGGACTGTCACTTCGCCGCCCGCGTCAGGCCACACCGGTGGTCTGGGCTGGGGCCCGCGGGTCGGGTCCGGTTTCCAGGAGGTTCCTGGTGCTCGAGGCTGGCGGCGAGGAAG GACCAGATGGCCTTTGAGGATGTGGCTGTGTACTTCTCCCAGGAGGAGTGGGGGCTCCTGGACACAGCCCAGAGGGCCCTGTACCGCCGCGTGATGCTAGACAACTTCGCACTTGTGGCCTCGCTGG GACTCTCCACCTCTCGACCTCGTGTGGTCATCCAACTGGAGCGTGGCGAGGAGCCCTGGGTTCCCAGTGGAACGGACACAACCCTGTCCAGGACCACCTACAGGAGGCGCAACCCTG GTTCCTGGAGTTCGACAGAGGATAGAGATGTTTCTGGAGAATGGCCACGAGCTTTCCCAGATACCCCACCTGGGATGACTACTAGCGTCTTCCCCGTTGCCAGTGCCTGCCACAGTGTAAAAAGCCTGCAGAGACAACCGGGTGCCTCCCCATCTCGGGAGAGAAAACCCACGGGGGTGTCGGTGATCTACTGGGAGAGGCTCCTGCTAGGCTCAGGCAGTGGGCAAGCCAGCGTCAGCCTGCGACTGACCTCCCCGCTTAGGCCTCCCGAGGGCGTCCGGCTTAGGGAAAAGACACTCACAGAGCATGCGTTGCTTGGGAGACAGCCCAGGACGCCTGAGCGGCAGAAACCATGTGCACAGGAGGTCCCTGGGAGAACCTTTGGGAGCGCCCAGGACCTGGAGGCTGCCAGCGGTCGGGGACATCACCGAATGGGTGCAGTTTGGCAGGAGCCTCATAGACTCCTCGGTGGCCAGGAGCCCTCGACCTGGGACGAGCTGGGCGAGGCTCTCTCCGCTGGGGAGAAGTCCTTCGAATGCAGGGCGTGCAGCAAAGTGTTCGTGAAGAGCTCCGACCTCCTCAAGCACCTACGCACCCACACCGGGGAGCGGCCCTACGAGTGCGCCCAGTGCGGCAAGGCCTTCAGCCAGACGTCGCACTTGACGCAGCACCAGCGCATCCACAGCGGCGAGACGCCCTACGCGTGCCCCGTGTGCGGCAAGGCCTTCCGGCATAGCTCCTCGCTGGTGCGGCACCAGCGCATCCACACGGCCGAGAAGTCTTTCCGCTGCTCCGAGTGCGGCAAGGCCTTCAGCCACGGCTCCAACCTCAGCCAGCACCGCAAGATCCACGCGGGTGGGCGTCCTTATGCCTGCGCACAGTGTGGCCGCCGCTTCTGCCGCAACTCGCACCTGATCCAGCACGAGCGTACGCACACAGGCGAGAAGCCCTTCGTGTGCGCGCTCTGCGGTGCCGCCTTCAGCCAGGGCTCCTCGCTCTTTAAGCACCAGCGCGTGCACACAGGCGAGAAGCCCTTCGCCTGCCCACAGTGTGGCCGCGCCTTTAGCCACAGCTCCAACCTCACCCAGCACCAGCTCCTGCACACGGGCGAGCGGCCCTTCCGCTGCGTGGACTGTGGCAAGGCCTTCGCCAAGGGCGCTGTGCTGCTCAGCCACCGGCGCATTCACACGGGCGAGAAGCCCTTCGTGTGCACGCAGTGTGGCCGCGCCTTCCGTGAGCGCCCTGCCCTCTTCCACCACCAGAGGATCCATACCGGCGAGAAGACCGTCCGGCGATCCAGGGCGAGCCTGCACCCCCAGGCCAGGTCTGTTGCCGGGGCATCATCAGAAGGTGCGCCAGCGAAGGAAACCGAGCCCACTCCCACCTCGGGCCCAGCCGCCGTCTCGCAGCCAGCGGAGGTCTGA
- the ZNF324 gene encoding zinc finger protein 324A isoform X3 produces the protein MAFEDVAVYFSQEEWGLLDTAQRALYRRVMLDNFALVASLGLSTSRPRVVIQLERGEEPWVPSGTDTTLSRTTYRRRNPGSWSSTEDRDVSGEWPRAFPDTPPGMTTSVFPVASACHSVKSLQRQPGASPSRERKPTGVSVIYWERLLLGSGSGQASVSLRLTSPLRPPEGVRLREKTLTEHALLGRQPRTPERQKPCAQEVPGRTFGSAQDLEAASGRGHHRMGAVWQEPHRLLGGQEPSTWDELGEALSAGEKSFECRACSKVFVKSSDLLKHLRTHTGERPYECAQCGKAFSQTSHLTQHQRIHSGETPYACPVCGKAFRHSSSLVRHQRIHTAEKSFRCSECGKAFSHGSNLSQHRKIHAGGRPYACAQCGRRFCRNSHLIQHERTHTGEKPFVCALCGAAFSQGSSLFKHQRVHTGEKPFACPQCGRAFSHSSNLTQHQLLHTGERPFRCVDCGKAFAKGAVLLSHRRIHTGEKPFVCTQCGRAFRERPALFHHQRIHTGEKTVRRSRASLHPQARSVAGASSEGAPAKETEPTPTSGPAAVSQPAEV, from the exons ATGGCCTTTGAGGATGTGGCTGTGTACTTCTCCCAGGAGGAGTGGGGGCTCCTGGACACAGCCCAGAGGGCCCTGTACCGCCGCGTGATGCTAGACAACTTCGCACTTGTGGCCTCGCTGG GACTCTCCACCTCTCGACCTCGTGTGGTCATCCAACTGGAGCGTGGCGAGGAGCCCTGGGTTCCCAGTGGAACGGACACAACCCTGTCCAGGACCACCTACAGGAGGCGCAACCCTG GTTCCTGGAGTTCGACAGAGGATAGAGATGTTTCTGGAGAATGGCCACGAGCTTTCCCAGATACCCCACCTGGGATGACTACTAGCGTCTTCCCCGTTGCCAGTGCCTGCCACAGTGTAAAAAGCCTGCAGAGACAACCGGGTGCCTCCCCATCTCGGGAGAGAAAACCCACGGGGGTGTCGGTGATCTACTGGGAGAGGCTCCTGCTAGGCTCAGGCAGTGGGCAAGCCAGCGTCAGCCTGCGACTGACCTCCCCGCTTAGGCCTCCCGAGGGCGTCCGGCTTAGGGAAAAGACACTCACAGAGCATGCGTTGCTTGGGAGACAGCCCAGGACGCCTGAGCGGCAGAAACCATGTGCACAGGAGGTCCCTGGGAGAACCTTTGGGAGCGCCCAGGACCTGGAGGCTGCCAGCGGTCGGGGACATCACCGAATGGGTGCAGTTTGGCAGGAGCCTCATAGACTCCTCGGTGGCCAGGAGCCCTCGACCTGGGACGAGCTGGGCGAGGCTCTCTCCGCTGGGGAGAAGTCCTTCGAATGCAGGGCGTGCAGCAAAGTGTTCGTGAAGAGCTCCGACCTCCTCAAGCACCTACGCACCCACACCGGGGAGCGGCCCTACGAGTGCGCCCAGTGCGGCAAGGCCTTCAGCCAGACGTCGCACTTGACGCAGCACCAGCGCATCCACAGCGGCGAGACGCCCTACGCGTGCCCCGTGTGCGGCAAGGCCTTCCGGCATAGCTCCTCGCTGGTGCGGCACCAGCGCATCCACACGGCCGAGAAGTCTTTCCGCTGCTCCGAGTGCGGCAAGGCCTTCAGCCACGGCTCCAACCTCAGCCAGCACCGCAAGATCCACGCGGGTGGGCGTCCTTATGCCTGCGCACAGTGTGGCCGCCGCTTCTGCCGCAACTCGCACCTGATCCAGCACGAGCGTACGCACACAGGCGAGAAGCCCTTCGTGTGCGCGCTCTGCGGTGCCGCCTTCAGCCAGGGCTCCTCGCTCTTTAAGCACCAGCGCGTGCACACAGGCGAGAAGCCCTTCGCCTGCCCACAGTGTGGCCGCGCCTTTAGCCACAGCTCCAACCTCACCCAGCACCAGCTCCTGCACACGGGCGAGCGGCCCTTCCGCTGCGTGGACTGTGGCAAGGCCTTCGCCAAGGGCGCTGTGCTGCTCAGCCACCGGCGCATTCACACGGGCGAGAAGCCCTTCGTGTGCACGCAGTGTGGCCGCGCCTTCCGTGAGCGCCCTGCCCTCTTCCACCACCAGAGGATCCATACCGGCGAGAAGACCGTCCGGCGATCCAGGGCGAGCCTGCACCCCCAGGCCAGGTCTGTTGCCGGGGCATCATCAGAAGGTGCGCCAGCGAAGGAAACCGAGCCCACTCCCACCTCGGGCCCAGCCGCCGTCTCGCAGCCAGCGGAGGTCTGA
- the ZNF324 gene encoding zinc finger protein 324A isoform X2, translating to MHQDQMAFEDVAVYFSQEEWGLLDTAQRALYRRVMLDNFALVASLGLSTSRPRVVIQLERGEEPWVPSGTDTTLSRTTYRRRNPGSWSSTEDRDVSGEWPRAFPDTPPGMTTSVFPVASACHSVKSLQRQPGASPSRERKPTGVSVIYWERLLLGSGSGQASVSLRLTSPLRPPEGVRLREKTLTEHALLGRQPRTPERQKPCAQEVPGRTFGSAQDLEAASGRGHHRMGAVWQEPHRLLGGQEPSTWDELGEALSAGEKSFECRACSKVFVKSSDLLKHLRTHTGERPYECAQCGKAFSQTSHLTQHQRIHSGETPYACPVCGKAFRHSSSLVRHQRIHTAEKSFRCSECGKAFSHGSNLSQHRKIHAGGRPYACAQCGRRFCRNSHLIQHERTHTGEKPFVCALCGAAFSQGSSLFKHQRVHTGEKPFACPQCGRAFSHSSNLTQHQLLHTGERPFRCVDCGKAFAKGAVLLSHRRIHTGEKPFVCTQCGRAFRERPALFHHQRIHTGEKTVRRSRASLHPQARSVAGASSEGAPAKETEPTPTSGPAAVSQPAEV from the exons ATGCATCAG GACCAGATGGCCTTTGAGGATGTGGCTGTGTACTTCTCCCAGGAGGAGTGGGGGCTCCTGGACACAGCCCAGAGGGCCCTGTACCGCCGCGTGATGCTAGACAACTTCGCACTTGTGGCCTCGCTGG GACTCTCCACCTCTCGACCTCGTGTGGTCATCCAACTGGAGCGTGGCGAGGAGCCCTGGGTTCCCAGTGGAACGGACACAACCCTGTCCAGGACCACCTACAGGAGGCGCAACCCTG GTTCCTGGAGTTCGACAGAGGATAGAGATGTTTCTGGAGAATGGCCACGAGCTTTCCCAGATACCCCACCTGGGATGACTACTAGCGTCTTCCCCGTTGCCAGTGCCTGCCACAGTGTAAAAAGCCTGCAGAGACAACCGGGTGCCTCCCCATCTCGGGAGAGAAAACCCACGGGGGTGTCGGTGATCTACTGGGAGAGGCTCCTGCTAGGCTCAGGCAGTGGGCAAGCCAGCGTCAGCCTGCGACTGACCTCCCCGCTTAGGCCTCCCGAGGGCGTCCGGCTTAGGGAAAAGACACTCACAGAGCATGCGTTGCTTGGGAGACAGCCCAGGACGCCTGAGCGGCAGAAACCATGTGCACAGGAGGTCCCTGGGAGAACCTTTGGGAGCGCCCAGGACCTGGAGGCTGCCAGCGGTCGGGGACATCACCGAATGGGTGCAGTTTGGCAGGAGCCTCATAGACTCCTCGGTGGCCAGGAGCCCTCGACCTGGGACGAGCTGGGCGAGGCTCTCTCCGCTGGGGAGAAGTCCTTCGAATGCAGGGCGTGCAGCAAAGTGTTCGTGAAGAGCTCCGACCTCCTCAAGCACCTACGCACCCACACCGGGGAGCGGCCCTACGAGTGCGCCCAGTGCGGCAAGGCCTTCAGCCAGACGTCGCACTTGACGCAGCACCAGCGCATCCACAGCGGCGAGACGCCCTACGCGTGCCCCGTGTGCGGCAAGGCCTTCCGGCATAGCTCCTCGCTGGTGCGGCACCAGCGCATCCACACGGCCGAGAAGTCTTTCCGCTGCTCCGAGTGCGGCAAGGCCTTCAGCCACGGCTCCAACCTCAGCCAGCACCGCAAGATCCACGCGGGTGGGCGTCCTTATGCCTGCGCACAGTGTGGCCGCCGCTTCTGCCGCAACTCGCACCTGATCCAGCACGAGCGTACGCACACAGGCGAGAAGCCCTTCGTGTGCGCGCTCTGCGGTGCCGCCTTCAGCCAGGGCTCCTCGCTCTTTAAGCACCAGCGCGTGCACACAGGCGAGAAGCCCTTCGCCTGCCCACAGTGTGGCCGCGCCTTTAGCCACAGCTCCAACCTCACCCAGCACCAGCTCCTGCACACGGGCGAGCGGCCCTTCCGCTGCGTGGACTGTGGCAAGGCCTTCGCCAAGGGCGCTGTGCTGCTCAGCCACCGGCGCATTCACACGGGCGAGAAGCCCTTCGTGTGCACGCAGTGTGGCCGCGCCTTCCGTGAGCGCCCTGCCCTCTTCCACCACCAGAGGATCCATACCGGCGAGAAGACCGTCCGGCGATCCAGGGCGAGCCTGCACCCCCAGGCCAGGTCTGTTGCCGGGGCATCATCAGAAGGTGCGCCAGCGAAGGAAACCGAGCCCACTCCCACCTCGGGCCCAGCCGCCGTCTCGCAGCCAGCGGAGGTCTGA